Genomic DNA from bacterium:
TAAGGAGTACATCTTGAAGATGGCCTCCGATAACAATGTCAGGTTTATTCACCTCTGGTTTACCGATGTATTAGGATCACTCAAAAGCTTTTCGATTAATATCAACGAGCTGGAAAATGCCCTGGAAGGCGGCATGGGCTTTGACGGATCTTCCATTCAGGGATATGCACGCATCGATGAAAGTGACATGATAGCCATGCCGGATATTACTACCTTCCGGATTCTGCCTGAAAGTCCGGGAGAGGTTACGGTCGCCCAGATGTTCTGTGATATATACGAGCCCGATGGCATCCCCTATAAAGGTGATCCGCGAGGCGTGCTGAAAAGAAATCTTAAGCGGGCAACGGATCAGGGATACACTTTTTACGTAGGGCCTGAGCTTGAATACTTTTATTTCAAATCCAGCCACGGGAGGCCGGAAGTACTGGACCAGGGGGGGTACTTCGATCAGACAACCCTCGATCTGGCCTCCGACCTGCGGAAAGAAACCGTGTTAGCTCTTGAGAAGATGGGAATAGCCGTGGAATACTCTCACCATGAGGTAGCTCCCTCGCAGCACGAAATCGACCTGCGGTATACCGATGCCCTCACTATGGCCGATCATGCCATGACCTACCGGCTGATAGTCAAGGAAATAGCCATGAAGCATGGAATTTATGCCACTTTTATGCCGAAACCTCTGATGGGCCAGAATGGCAGTGGCATGCATACCCACCAATCGTTATTTCAAGGCGATAAGAATATTTTCTTCGATCCTCATGACAAATACCACCTCTCGCGGGAAGGAAAAGCCTATATTGCCGGTATCCTGAAGCACGCCCCTGAGTTTACCTCTATCATCTGCCAGTGGGTCAATTCATACAAGAGACTGGTTCCCGGCTATGAAGCTCCTGTTTACATCTCCTGGGCAAGAAGAAACAGATCGACCCTGGTCAGGGTTCCGATGTATAAACCGGGTAAAGAGAAAGCGACCCGCATCGAGCTTCGCTGTCCTGATCCTGCCTGTAATCCGTATCTGGCCTTTGCGGTGATGCTGGCCGCAGGTCTTGAGGGTATGGAAAAAGGATATGAGATACCGGAGCCCATCGAAGAGGATATTTTCGAGATGAGTGCGGCTGAGCGGAAAAGAAGGGGTATCGACTCTCTGCCGGGAGACCTGTACGAAGCTGTATGCCTGACAGAAAAAAGTGAACTGGTAAAGAGGGCGCTTGGGGATCATATCTTTGAAAAGTTTATTGAAAATAAGAAGATCGAATGGGAGCAATACCGGACCTGGGTGACTAATTATGAAATCGACCGGTATTTACCTATCTTATAGCCATCTTCTCCCCTAGATCAAAGCCCCGCCGGCAAAGCCCGGACCGCCGCCTCCACCGCCACCGGTACTGATTGCGGTCAGAAGCCCGGAGAGCGTGGCCGCAGGAGCGAGGGTGGTAGTCAGAGGTGAGGTGTAAATGTTATACGTCGGGTCAACAGGCGCAAGAGGGGAAGCCAGATAGCCGTAACTCTGGGCAGGGAAAGGACTTGCATAGGGGTAAGGGCTGCTTCCGGTGGCAAACAGAGTATTGAAATTATACCCGCCTGCCGAGTAGGGATAGCCCGGATTGGGATCACTGAAGTATGCGGGCAAACCCGCCCTGGTCAGAAGAGACAGAACAGGCTGAGGGCCAAAACCATAGGGAGGCGTTCCCGGTGGATATCCAAGCCCGAACAGCGGCTGAAATGTCCGTGGGGGAGGCACATAGGGTGGGTAGACAGGCCCGGATGTCCAGGAGGAGTAATCGGAGAAAGAATAATAGTTCGATGAGGCCGGATATGAATAATTGTTATACCAGCCCTCATTGAAAGAGGTGAGAAGGGCCTGATTGGAGGAAGAGGAAGAATTCGCTGCCTGCTGTCCCTGCTGTGTTGTCTGAGAAGAAGATGCGGGGGGTGTCTGTCCGCTGGCCTGAAGGTAATTTCCTTCCGGCAGGTAATGGAGAGCGACCTTCGCACTGCTGTCATTCGTGTACCAGCCGTACCGGGTTATATCTGAGATAGTGGGATCATCAAAACTCATGACCTGCACACTGG
This window encodes:
- the glnA gene encoding type I glutamate--ammonia ligase, whose product is MSDHKLSANQEVTKEYILKMASDNNVRFIHLWFTDVLGSLKSFSININELENALEGGMGFDGSSIQGYARIDESDMIAMPDITTFRILPESPGEVTVAQMFCDIYEPDGIPYKGDPRGVLKRNLKRATDQGYTFYVGPELEYFYFKSSHGRPEVLDQGGYFDQTTLDLASDLRKETVLALEKMGIAVEYSHHEVAPSQHEIDLRYTDALTMADHAMTYRLIVKEIAMKHGIYATFMPKPLMGQNGSGMHTHQSLFQGDKNIFFDPHDKYHLSREGKAYIAGILKHAPEFTSIICQWVNSYKRLVPGYEAPVYISWARRNRSTLVRVPMYKPGKEKATRIELRCPDPACNPYLAFAVMLAAGLEGMEKGYEIPEPIEEDIFEMSAAERKRRGIDSLPGDLYEAVCLTEKSELVKRALGDHIFEKFIENKKIEWEQYRTWVTNYEIDRYLPIL